One part of the Alkalibaculum bacchi genome encodes these proteins:
- a CDS encoding YwmB family TATA-box binding protein codes for MKKAILILSLITCISFTIGSAFYPFQKDEEKVLAKSFEATDAHLDSIEVHIDLKTPIDIDEIKTTLNIDKSQTTSIQMPHKEICYVGEQKSVFHKIENDLVTSVDFILKDKKDLNLYREIKKTLAKSNTEYQIFLMYKGSFDREIMEQEMKDITAKALQETNTDFIEGGFIRENFLTTSGYNKTIQNHITTGGNKVNMNIAIKCNADEDRAYVIVGTPLIYGDY; via the coding sequence ATGAAAAAAGCCATTCTAATCCTAAGCCTTATAACCTGTATTTCCTTTACCATAGGAAGTGCCTTTTATCCCTTCCAAAAGGACGAAGAGAAAGTTCTCGCGAAAAGCTTTGAAGCTACAGATGCCCATTTAGACAGCATTGAAGTACATATTGATTTAAAAACGCCAATAGACATAGACGAAATAAAGACCACATTAAATATAGACAAAAGCCAAACAACTTCTATACAAATGCCTCATAAGGAGATTTGTTATGTTGGGGAGCAGAAGAGCGTGTTTCACAAAATTGAAAATGACCTGGTAACCAGTGTTGATTTCATTTTAAAAGATAAAAAGGATCTAAATCTGTACAGGGAAATAAAAAAGACATTAGCAAAGTCAAATACAGAATACCAAATTTTCTTAATGTATAAAGGAAGTTTCGATAGAGAAATTATGGAACAAGAAATGAAAGATATTACAGCAAAAGCACTACAAGAAACAAATACAGATTTCATAGAAGGTGGTTTTATCCGCGAAAACTTCTTAACCACCAGTGGCTACAACAAAACAATCCAAAATCACATCACCACCGGAGGAAATAAAGTCAATATGAATATAGCGATAAAATGCAATGCTGATGAGGATAGAGCGTATGTTATTGTAGGCACACCGCTTATATATGGAGATTATTAA
- a CDS encoding deoxycytidylate deaminase, which produces MRPSWDEYFIEMLDVVKKRSTCLRRQVAAIIVKDKRIIATGYNGAPSGIAHCGDIGCLREQRGIPSGEKHELCRAIHAEQNAIIQAAVHGVSIAEATIYITHSPCVLCAKMLINANIKRIVYTSDYPDQYAMSLLEEAGILMIRW; this is translated from the coding sequence ATGCGTCCATCATGGGATGAGTATTTTATTGAAATGCTCGATGTCGTAAAGAAAAGATCTACCTGCCTACGTAGGCAAGTAGCTGCAATAATTGTAAAAGACAAAAGAATCATCGCCACAGGCTATAATGGAGCTCCATCGGGCATTGCCCATTGTGGAGATATAGGTTGCCTTAGGGAGCAGCGTGGGATACCTTCTGGTGAAAAGCACGAACTCTGCCGAGCTATCCACGCAGAGCAAAACGCAATCATCCAAGCTGCCGTCCACGGAGTAAGCATAGCAGAAGCCACAATCTACATCACCCACAGTCCCTGCGTCCTCTGCGCCAAAATGCTAATCAATGCTAATATAAAACGAATCGTCTACACCTCCGATTACCCCGATCAGTATGCCATGAGCTTGTTAGAAGAAGCAGGAATACTTATGATAAGGTGGTAA
- the lipA gene encoding lipoyl synthase encodes MQKPEWLKIKASATKTREVTEMLRSLNLHSVCEEANCPNRMECFEKKTATFMILGKHCTRNCTFCNVDKQKPGQVDENEPLNVAEAIKKMGMKHVVITSVTRDDLPDGGAGHFAKVIKEIRNLNQGITVEVLIPDFQGNEEALKKVIDEKPEILNHNIETIPRLYPEVRPKAVYERSLELLQKAKKIDPKTITKSGIMVGLGETFDEVIQTFKDLRAVDCDLLTVGQYLAPSKQHHEVVEYIHPDTFAAYKAQALELGFKYVASDPFVRSSYNAFEAMDSLEGGKQNP; translated from the coding sequence ATGCAAAAACCAGAATGGTTAAAAATAAAAGCCAGTGCTACAAAAACGAGAGAAGTAACTGAAATGCTTCGAAGCTTAAATCTGCATTCTGTATGCGAAGAAGCAAACTGCCCTAATAGAATGGAATGTTTCGAAAAGAAAACAGCTACTTTTATGATACTAGGAAAACACTGCACTAGAAACTGTACTTTTTGTAATGTAGATAAACAAAAACCCGGTCAAGTTGATGAAAATGAACCTTTAAACGTAGCAGAAGCCATTAAGAAAATGGGCATGAAGCATGTGGTAATTACATCCGTAACTAGGGACGATTTACCAGACGGTGGTGCGGGACATTTTGCAAAAGTTATTAAAGAAATCAGAAACTTAAATCAAGGTATAACAGTAGAAGTTCTTATTCCAGACTTCCAAGGGAATGAGGAAGCCTTAAAAAAGGTTATAGATGAAAAACCAGAAATACTTAATCACAATATTGAAACCATTCCACGCCTTTACCCAGAAGTGCGCCCAAAAGCCGTATACGAAAGATCTCTTGAATTACTCCAAAAGGCAAAAAAAATAGATCCAAAGACTATAACCAAATCAGGAATCATGGTAGGCTTGGGAGAAACCTTTGATGAAGTAATCCAAACTTTTAAAGACCTAAGAGCAGTAGACTGTGACCTACTAACAGTAGGTCAATACCTAGCCCCATCAAAACAACACCACGAAGTAGTAGAGTATATCCACCCCGACACCTTCGCAGCCTACAAAGCCCAAGCTCTAGAACTAGGCTTCAAATACGTAGCCTCAGATCCATTTGTAAGGAGCTCGTATAATGCCTTCGAAGCCATGGATAGCCTCGAAGGTGGTAAGCAAAACCCTTAG
- the larC gene encoding nickel pincer cofactor biosynthesis protein LarC, whose protein sequence is MKNILYLECYSGISGDMTVAALLDLGADEETLLQGLKSLNIDGYKIKISQTSKCGICAKDFNVILEEHHKQHHFHRNIKDINQIISSSNITQNAKEIALKTFKIIAEAEAKVHGKSIEEVHFHEVGAIDSIVDIVAVAICIDNLKIEQVIVSPIYEGHGHVKCQHGIIPVPVPAVVEIAKGENLQLKLTDTEGEMVTPTGAAIVAALKTRNQLPKNYIIEKIGIGAGKKDFPKANILRAYILQAIDNNEDQVILLRCNIDDMTGEELGFALEVIIEEGALDANFTPIFMKKNRPAYELTVICKEEDHTRLKKVIFKYTTTLGIRAIPSTRSIMKRTITNFSSTLGEVKIKEAKYEDITKRTIEYEDAKKIAKEHNLSVGEVFRTIYSELRW, encoded by the coding sequence ATGAAAAACATACTCTATCTTGAATGCTACTCAGGCATAAGCGGTGATATGACTGTTGCGGCTTTGCTTGACTTAGGAGCAGATGAAGAGACTTTACTACAAGGCCTCAAAAGCCTTAATATAGATGGATATAAAATAAAAATATCCCAGACAAGTAAATGTGGGATTTGTGCCAAGGATTTTAATGTGATATTAGAAGAGCATCACAAACAACATCACTTCCACAGAAATATCAAAGACATCAATCAAATTATCTCAAGCTCTAATATTACGCAAAACGCTAAAGAAATAGCTCTAAAAACCTTTAAAATTATAGCCGAAGCAGAAGCTAAGGTTCATGGCAAGAGCATAGAAGAAGTGCATTTTCATGAGGTAGGAGCTATTGATTCTATTGTAGATATTGTAGCTGTAGCTATTTGCATTGACAATCTAAAAATCGAACAAGTTATCGTATCTCCTATATACGAAGGTCATGGACATGTAAAATGTCAGCATGGAATTATCCCAGTACCTGTTCCTGCAGTAGTGGAAATTGCAAAAGGAGAAAATCTTCAACTAAAATTAACAGACACAGAGGGAGAAATGGTGACGCCAACAGGTGCAGCTATAGTAGCAGCATTAAAAACAAGGAATCAATTACCTAAGAACTATATCATTGAAAAGATTGGAATTGGCGCCGGTAAAAAGGACTTTCCAAAAGCAAATATTCTTAGGGCATATATATTACAAGCTATCGATAATAATGAAGATCAAGTTATTTTGCTTCGGTGCAATATAGACGATATGACTGGAGAAGAACTAGGTTTTGCCTTAGAGGTGATTATTGAAGAGGGAGCACTAGACGCAAATTTCACCCCCATTTTCATGAAAAAAAACCGACCAGCCTATGAACTAACCGTCATCTGCAAAGAAGAAGACCATACGAGACTAAAAAAAGTCATCTTTAAATACACAACCACCCTAGGTATAAGAGCCATCCCATCCACGAGATCCATCATGAAAAGAACCATAACAAACTTCTCATCAACACTGGGAGAAGTAAAAATAAAAGAAGCAAAATACGAAGACATCACCAAAAGAACAATAGAATACGAAGACGCAAAGAAGATTGCGAAAGAACATAATTTATCTGTAGGTGAAGTATTTAGAACTATATATAGTGAACTAAGGTGGTAA
- a CDS encoding low molecular weight protein arginine phosphatase, which translates to MKNILFVCTGNTCRSSMAEGIMKDLLKGEDIIIKSAGTDVFFSEPANQKAIDVMSKMGIDIRNHISQILTEELIEEADLILTMTHYHTDSVIRKYAKAIEKTFTLKEYLSLLLEKKGRTQDPDYQLNIDQMNLADPYGQSIGVYRETAKEIKRILEKILKLVL; encoded by the coding sequence ATGAAAAATATCTTATTCGTCTGTACAGGCAATACTTGCCGGAGTAGTATGGCTGAGGGAATAATGAAGGATCTTCTTAAAGGTGAAGACATTATAATAAAATCAGCAGGCACCGATGTGTTCTTCAGCGAGCCTGCAAACCAAAAGGCCATTGATGTCATGTCGAAAATGGGCATAGACATAAGAAATCACATCTCGCAAATACTAACGGAAGAGCTAATAGAAGAAGCCGATTTAATCCTAACCATGACTCACTACCATACAGACAGTGTAATACGCAAATACGCCAAGGCCATAGAAAAGACCTTTACACTAAAAGAATACTTATCTTTACTCCTAGAAAAAAAAGGACGAACACAAGACCCAGATTACCAATTAAACATAGACCAAATGAACCTAGCCGACCCTTACGGTCAGTCGATTGGCGTTTATAGGGAAACTGCGAAAGAAATAAAGAGGATATTGGAGAAGATTTTGAAATTAGTACTTTAG
- a CDS encoding L-threonylcarbamoyladenylate synthase: MTKVFNISSENLNMELIRQAADIINNKGTVAMPTETVYGLGADGLNEEAVKKIYIAKGRPSDNPLILHISNMNMLEKLVEEIPETAKLLAKTFWPGPLTMIFKKSSIVPRIITAGLETVAIRMPSNKIARCLIEEANTPIAAPSANISGKPSPTKAKHVIEDLDGRIDAIITSDDSTIGLESTVIDLTEPIPNILRPGAITFEAIKEVIGQVQIDQAILHQTTRIKAKSPGMKYKHYAPKAPMKIIKGDRVKVVKAINELTQEYQKQGKKVGVLATEETKKEYKADKVITMGQRSKPDTIMAKLFDSLRAFDEEDIQIILSEGFSNQGKELAISNRLNKAAGFDIIEVE; the protein is encoded by the coding sequence ATGACAAAAGTATTTAATATAAGCAGCGAAAATCTAAATATGGAATTGATTCGACAGGCTGCGGATATTATCAATAATAAAGGAACGGTAGCTATGCCAACGGAGACGGTCTATGGTTTAGGTGCAGATGGTTTAAATGAAGAGGCCGTAAAAAAAATCTATATTGCTAAGGGTAGACCTTCTGACAATCCCTTAATCCTTCACATATCCAATATGAATATGTTAGAAAAGCTGGTTGAAGAGATACCTGAGACAGCCAAACTTCTAGCCAAAACCTTTTGGCCAGGTCCGTTGACGATGATCTTTAAAAAATCAAGCATCGTTCCAAGGATTATTACAGCAGGCCTTGAAACAGTGGCCATTCGAATGCCTTCTAATAAAATCGCAAGATGTTTAATAGAAGAAGCCAATACACCAATAGCTGCCCCTAGTGCCAATATATCAGGAAAACCTAGCCCCACAAAGGCAAAGCATGTTATTGAGGACTTAGATGGAAGAATAGACGCCATTATCACATCTGACGACAGCACCATAGGATTAGAATCCACCGTAATTGATCTAACAGAGCCTATTCCTAATATCCTTAGGCCAGGAGCGATTACCTTCGAGGCAATAAAAGAAGTAATAGGACAGGTTCAAATAGATCAAGCAATCCTACACCAAACAACGCGAATAAAAGCAAAATCCCCAGGGATGAAATACAAACACTACGCTCCAAAAGCACCTATGAAAATCATAAAAGGGGATAGGGTAAAAGTAGTAAAAGCCATAAACGAACTCACCCAAGAATATCAAAAACAAGGGAAAAAGGTAGGCGTCTTAGCCACAGAAGAAACAAAAAAAGAGTACAAAGCCGACAAAGTAATCACCATGGGCCAACGCTCCAAACCAGATACCATAATGGCAAAACTATTTGACTCCCTAAGAGCCTTTGATGAAGAAGACATACAAATCATCCTATCCGAAGGATTCAGCAATCAGGGCAAAGAACTAGCCATATCCAATAGGCTGAATAAGGCTGCGGGATTTGATATAATTGAAGTGGAATAA
- a CDS encoding ZIP family metal transporter, with amino-acid sequence MNFDTLFKITLLGFLAGTIGTGLGGFSSFVITNPSNRLFSFTLGFSGGLMISIVCFDLLPEAFMSGLGISIIGIIIGVALISAVDQVLSFHFSGSHMKNEFLKTGTLMGISIAAHNFPEGLAIGSGLVADPHLGISLAIIILIHNIPEGMAMAAPLSISGISKIKILLYTIYAGVPMGIGAWIGGYIGNVSKNFIGLCLGFAGGAMLFITCQEIIPKSSALWKGRTSGFSIIFGIICGILLTKWLG; translated from the coding sequence ATGAACTTTGATACATTGTTTAAAATCACACTGCTAGGATTTCTAGCTGGGACTATTGGGACAGGATTGGGAGGCTTTTCTTCTTTTGTAATTACAAACCCATCTAATCGCCTCTTTAGCTTTACCCTAGGTTTTTCGGGTGGACTAATGATTTCTATCGTATGTTTTGACTTATTGCCTGAAGCTTTTATGTCTGGATTAGGAATATCTATAATAGGGATCATAATAGGGGTAGCATTAATTAGTGCAGTTGATCAGGTGCTTTCTTTTCATTTCTCAGGGAGTCATATGAAAAATGAATTTCTCAAAACTGGAACATTAATGGGCATTAGTATTGCAGCCCATAATTTTCCCGAAGGACTAGCTATAGGTTCAGGCCTTGTGGCAGATCCACACTTAGGAATTAGCTTGGCAATTATTATCCTCATCCACAATATACCAGAAGGCATGGCTATGGCAGCCCCTTTAAGTATTAGTGGAATCTCAAAAATTAAAATACTCCTCTACACTATATATGCAGGGGTGCCCATGGGCATAGGGGCCTGGATAGGGGGCTATATCGGAAATGTATCAAAAAACTTCATAGGCTTGTGTCTAGGCTTTGCAGGGGGAGCTATGTTATTTATCACCTGCCAAGAAATCATCCCCAAATCCAGCGCCCTCTGGAAAGGCCGCACCTCTGGTTTTTCTATTATATTTGGAATCATATGTGGAATACTGCTGACCAAATGGCTGGGGTGA
- the prfA gene encoding peptide chain release factor 1 produces MLDKLEAIERKFIDLEQKISDPEIIGNQTEWKKFVKEHAKLDPIIVKFREYRDILNSIEESKEMLQEESDKEFKEMVQVELNELEEKEKTLKEELKILLLPQDPNDDKSVIVEIRAGAGGSEAALFAGDLFRMYTRYAERQGWKYEIMSSNIPELGGIKEIVFSINADGVYSKLKYESGVHRVQRIPTTESGGRIHTSTITVAVLPEAEDVEIDINQNDLKVDVYRSSGNGGQSVNTTDSAVRITHLPTNLVVTCQDEKSQLKNKEKAMKILKAKLYEIEQSKQNAEIAENRKSQVGTGDRSERIRTYNFPQGRITDHRIGLTIYKLDAFLDGEIEEMIEALVTTDQAEKLKSQA; encoded by the coding sequence ATGTTAGATAAATTAGAAGCAATAGAACGTAAATTTATAGATCTTGAACAAAAAATCAGCGATCCTGAAATCATTGGGAATCAAACGGAATGGAAAAAGTTTGTCAAAGAACACGCAAAATTAGATCCCATTATCGTCAAGTTTAGAGAATACAGAGATATATTAAATTCAATAGAAGAATCAAAAGAAATGCTTCAAGAAGAGTCCGATAAAGAATTTAAAGAAATGGTACAAGTAGAATTAAACGAATTAGAAGAAAAAGAAAAAACTTTAAAAGAAGAATTAAAAATCCTTCTTTTACCTCAAGATCCTAATGATGATAAAAGTGTTATTGTAGAAATCCGGGCAGGTGCTGGTGGTAGTGAGGCAGCTCTTTTTGCAGGGGATTTGTTTAGAATGTATACGCGATATGCGGAAAGACAAGGCTGGAAATATGAAATCATGAGTTCAAATATTCCAGAACTCGGTGGTATAAAAGAAATTGTATTCTCTATTAATGCAGACGGCGTTTATAGTAAACTAAAATACGAAAGCGGTGTTCATCGAGTACAAAGAATACCAACTACAGAATCAGGTGGACGAATTCATACATCCACTATAACTGTAGCTGTATTACCAGAAGCAGAAGATGTAGAAATTGATATCAATCAAAACGATCTAAAAGTAGATGTATATCGTTCTTCTGGTAATGGAGGGCAAAGTGTCAATACCACAGACTCAGCAGTGCGTATTACCCATTTACCAACAAACTTAGTAGTAACTTGCCAAGATGAAAAATCACAGCTAAAAAACAAAGAAAAGGCCATGAAAATTTTAAAGGCTAAACTATACGAAATAGAGCAAAGCAAACAAAATGCCGAAATAGCTGAAAATAGAAAGAGCCAAGTAGGAACAGGAGACCGAAGCGAAAGAATCAGAACCTACAACTTCCCACAAGGTCGAATAACCGACCACAGAATAGGTCTAACCATCTACAAACTAGATGCCTTCCTAGACGGTGAAATCGAAGAAATGATCGAAGCCCTAGTAACAACAGATCAAGCTGAAAAATTGAAGAGTCAAGCATAA
- a CDS encoding CBS domain-containing protein, which translates to MLRFINICFGGDVLKNILFFLLPKKDVVFLNVNCSLKFALEVMETNDYSSIPIISDRGKYIGAVTQGDLLWAFKNNPHIHFDNCGKYDLKDITLHKKIESVRIDQPLEEIINMAKHQNFIPVTDDNGTFIGIIRRQDVIDYLLSVLQEEDQYQIG; encoded by the coding sequence ATGTTAAGATTTATTAATATTTGTTTTGGAGGAGATGTCTTGAAGAATATTTTGTTTTTTCTTTTACCGAAGAAGGATGTTGTTTTCTTGAATGTTAATTGTTCGTTGAAATTTGCTTTGGAGGTAATGGAGACAAATGATTATAGCTCAATCCCCATAATAAGCGACAGAGGTAAATATATAGGAGCCGTTACACAAGGGGATTTGCTTTGGGCATTTAAAAATAATCCTCATATTCATTTTGACAACTGTGGTAAATATGATTTAAAGGATATTACCCTACATAAAAAAATTGAGTCTGTTAGAATTGATCAACCTCTAGAAGAGATTATTAATATGGCAAAACATCAAAACTTCATCCCTGTGACAGATGACAATGGAACCTTTATAGGCATTATTAGAAGGCAGGATGTCATCGACTACTTATTGAGTGTACTGCAGGAAGAAGATCAGTATCAGATTGGGTGA
- a CDS encoding aminopeptidase: protein MDPRIKTLAKNLVNYSCSVQKGEKVLISLSGIEGKDLVKQLVKEVYAVGGYPFVEIGDSSVSREILMGTSEEQLQIQLDYSLHKMKQMDAYIAISASPNTSELSDVPSEKLVLQSKILRPVLDYRVNKTKWVILRYPNYAMAQLATTSLEAFEDFYFDVCNVDYGKMSVAMDSLVNLMNKTDKVRITGPGTDLRFSIKDLPAIKCDGKENIPDGEVFTAPVKDSVNGVITYNTLSEYQGFTYQDICFEFKDGKIIKATSNNTERLNQVLDSDEGARYIGEFAIGVNPYIIHPMKDTLFDEKIMGSFHFTPGMAYEEANNGNKSSVHWDLVNIQTPEYGGGEIYFDDVLIRKDGIFVLPELECLNPERLK from the coding sequence ATGGATCCACGAATCAAAACATTAGCCAAAAATCTCGTAAATTACTCTTGCAGCGTACAAAAGGGTGAAAAGGTACTTATCTCCTTGTCCGGCATAGAGGGGAAGGATTTAGTTAAACAATTAGTTAAAGAAGTATACGCTGTTGGCGGATACCCTTTTGTAGAAATTGGAGATAGTTCCGTTAGCAGAGAAATATTAATGGGAACTAGTGAAGAACAATTACAGATTCAATTAGATTATAGTTTACACAAAATGAAACAAATGGATGCGTATATTGCCATTAGCGCAAGTCCGAATACATCAGAATTATCGGATGTTCCCTCTGAAAAATTAGTCCTACAGAGCAAGATTTTAAGACCAGTATTAGATTATCGTGTAAATAAAACAAAATGGGTAATACTAAGATACCCAAATTACGCTATGGCTCAACTTGCTACTACTAGTTTAGAAGCTTTTGAGGACTTTTATTTTGATGTATGCAATGTAGACTACGGAAAAATGTCCGTAGCAATGGATTCTTTAGTTAACTTAATGAACAAAACAGACAAAGTAAGAATTACAGGACCAGGAACAGACTTACGTTTTTCTATTAAAGACTTACCAGCAATAAAATGTGATGGAAAAGAAAATATTCCAGACGGTGAAGTATTCACAGCACCTGTCAAAGATTCTGTTAATGGAGTAATTACGTACAACACACTATCAGAATACCAAGGCTTCACGTATCAGGACATATGTTTTGAATTTAAAGATGGAAAAATTATTAAGGCTACTTCCAATAATACAGAGAGATTAAATCAAGTACTAGACAGCGACGAAGGTGCTCGATATATAGGAGAATTTGCTATAGGCGTAAACCCTTATATCATCCACCCAATGAAAGATACTTTATTCGATGAAAAAATCATGGGAAGTTTCCACTTTACCCCAGGAATGGCATACGAAGAAGCGAATAACGGAAACAAATCCTCCGTCCACTGGGACCTAGTAAACATCCAAACCCCAGAATACGGCGGAGGAGAAATCTACTTTGACGACGTTCTTATTCGAAAAGACGGTATATTCGTCCTCCCAGAGCTGGAATGTCTGAACCCGGAAAGACTAAAATAA
- a CDS encoding ATP-dependent Clp protease ATP-binding subunit, whose protein sequence is MFGRFTEKAQRVLVLSQEEAKKLNHNYIGSEHLLLGLIQEGEGIAAIALKNLGIEYESVCTEIEDLVGKGEREVSEIIGYTPRTKKILELSLMEARALNQSYIGTEHILLGLIREGEGVGAKILLDMNLNFEKIREEIIKLMNNTVNQSNKSNVAKNSNTKTLDKYGRDLTVMASQGQLDPVIGREKEIERVIQILSRRTKNNPVLIGEPGVGKTAVAEGLAQKIAEGNIPENLKNKRVVSLDMSSMVAGAKYRGEFEDRLKGAMEEIRNADNIILFIDELHTIIGAGAAEGAIDASNIMKPALSRGELQAIGATTLDEYKKHIEKDAALERRFQPVNVGEPSKEEAVEILRGLRDRYEAHHKVTITEEAIHAAVDLSSRYINDRYLPDKAIDLIDEAASRVRLSQLTAPPDIKEIELKIEKLEQEKEEAVASQDFEKAAEIRDQENKAKEELKTIKESWKQKNNISKEAVVGTEEIADIVASWTGVPVRELSKDESARLLDLEGILHKRVIGQDEAVKAVSKAIRRARVGLKDPKRPIGSFIFLGPTGVGKTELSKALAESMFGDDDAMIRIDMSEYMEKHTVSRLIGSPPGYVGYDEGGQLTEKVRRKPYSVILLDEIEKAHPDVFNILLQILEDGRLTDGKGRTVDFKNTVVIMTSNVGAHTIRKQKTLGFATSESESESQYEKMRTNIMEELRKTFRPEFLNRIDEVIVFHQLDDKHIHSIIDLMLKQLSKRLVELEIELEFDQSAKEFIATKGTNLEYGARPLRRTIQKEIEDKLSEEMLRGNVLQGAKIKATVENDELKFVKV, encoded by the coding sequence ATTTTTGGAAGATTTACAGAAAAAGCGCAAAGAGTATTAGTATTATCACAAGAAGAAGCAAAAAAACTAAATCATAATTATATTGGGTCTGAACACTTGCTTCTTGGATTAATTCAAGAAGGAGAAGGGATCGCAGCAATAGCTCTTAAGAATCTTGGTATTGAATATGAAAGTGTGTGTACAGAAATTGAAGATTTAGTAGGCAAGGGAGAAAGAGAAGTTAGTGAGATTATAGGCTATACTCCTAGAACAAAGAAAATCTTAGAACTCAGTTTAATGGAAGCGAGAGCTCTAAACCAAAGCTATATTGGAACAGAGCACATTTTACTTGGACTTATTCGAGAAGGGGAAGGTGTAGGCGCCAAAATTCTACTGGATATGAACCTGAATTTTGAAAAGATCAGAGAAGAAATCATCAAATTAATGAACAATACAGTAAATCAAAGCAATAAAAGCAATGTAGCAAAAAACAGCAATACAAAGACATTAGACAAATACGGCAGAGATTTAACCGTTATGGCATCTCAAGGTCAATTAGACCCTGTTATCGGCCGTGAAAAAGAAATAGAACGAGTCATTCAAATACTAAGCCGCAGAACAAAAAACAATCCAGTTCTAATAGGAGAACCAGGAGTTGGCAAAACAGCTGTAGCAGAAGGTTTGGCTCAAAAAATTGCGGAAGGTAATATTCCTGAAAATCTTAAAAATAAGAGAGTCGTTTCTTTAGATATGTCTTCTATGGTAGCAGGTGCTAAATATCGTGGAGAATTTGAAGACCGATTAAAAGGTGCTATGGAGGAAATAAGAAATGCAGATAATATTATTCTCTTTATAGATGAACTCCATACGATTATCGGCGCAGGCGCTGCAGAGGGCGCTATTGATGCTTCTAATATTATGAAACCTGCCTTATCAAGAGGAGAACTACAAGCAATTGGCGCTACAACTCTTGATGAGTACAAAAAACATATTGAAAAAGATGCAGCTTTAGAAAGAAGATTCCAACCAGTAAATGTTGGAGAACCAAGCAAAGAAGAAGCTGTAGAAATCCTGAGAGGTCTTCGAGATCGATATGAAGCACATCACAAAGTAACCATTACAGAAGAAGCCATTCATGCAGCAGTTGATTTGTCTTCTAGATATATTAATGACCGTTATCTACCAGATAAAGCCATTGACTTAATCGATGAAGCAGCTTCAAGGGTAAGACTTTCTCAATTAACAGCTCCACCAGATATAAAAGAAATTGAATTAAAAATTGAAAAATTAGAACAAGAAAAAGAAGAAGCCGTTGCATCACAAGATTTTGAAAAAGCTGCTGAAATAAGAGACCAAGAAAACAAAGCCAAAGAAGAGCTAAAAACCATAAAAGAATCTTGGAAACAAAAAAACAATATTAGCAAAGAAGCTGTTGTAGGAACAGAAGAAATCGCCGATATTGTAGCGAGTTGGACTGGGGTACCTGTAAGAGAGTTGTCTAAAGACGAATCTGCTAGACTTCTAGATTTAGAGGGTATTCTTCATAAGAGAGTAATCGGGCAAGACGAAGCCGTAAAAGCGGTATCTAAGGCTATTAGAAGAGCAAGAGTAGGGCTAAAAGACCCTAAGAGACCAATAGGTTCCTTTATCTTCTTAGGGCCAACAGGTGTAGGAAAAACAGAGCTCAGCAAGGCTCTTGCAGAATCTATGTTTGGCGATGATGATGCAATGATACGAATCGATATGTCAGAATATATGGAAAAACATACCGTGTCTAGACTCATTGGTTCACCTCCAGGATATGTAGGATATGACGAAGGCGGACAATTGACTGAAAAGGTAAGAAGAAAACCTTATTCTGTAATCCTTCTAGACGAAATCGAAAAAGCTCATCCAGATGTATTTAATATCCTTCTTCAAATATTAGAAGATGGTCGATTGACAGATGGTAAGGGAAGAACAGTAGACTTTAAGAACACAGTCGTTATCATGACATCAAATGTTGGTGCTCATACAATTAGAAAACAAAAAACACTAGGCTTTGCTACATCTGAAAGCGAATCCGAAAGCCAATACGAAAAGATGAGAACCAATATCATGGAAGAGCTAAGAAAAACCTTCAGACCAGAATTCTTAAACAGAATCGACGAGGTCATTGTATTCCATCAACTAGACGATAAACACATTCATTCTATAATTGACTTAATGTTAAAACAATTATCGAAACGATTAGTAGAACTAGAAATCGAATTAGAATTTGACCAAAGTGCCAAAGAGTTCATTGCTACAAAAGGAACCAATTTAGAATACGGAGCAAGACCACTAAGAAGAACCATCCAAAAGGAAATAGAAGATAAACTCTCCGAAGAAATGCTAAGAGGCAATGTACTCCAAGGAGCTAAAATCAAGGCAACAGTAGAAAATGACGAGCTGAAGTTTGTAAAGGTATAA